From Echeneis naucrates chromosome 7, fEcheNa1.1, whole genome shotgun sequence, one genomic window encodes:
- the prdm2a gene encoding PR domain zinc finger protein 2 has translation MENSPHLYFSEFGENEDIEEEDEEDIYQEEIHMEPDTMRSQNPDHCNQDNERVLDSFPCQHCERHFSSKQGLERHMHVHGLADNETHAYENNQRNSLGSAVGLLPHEKMKPLDTSSVSSNTSSVTAEDDVAQPDKQGEIDGHHSCPYSEKIFTTHTNKQRHECRVHEQQTSSVENAQLPQEEGLQRIVTESSQQETQLGDNRTPAAVLQNGGEQKEQFMLDVSSNISENLSFYIDGKIVSTSTVSSCEAAEVHSGPSTLVGLDALILDPTQISQVLNTDSALGKEIPGQLPAKRRTATPPLLPQIKTELESEVVVSSSSSSSSSLVSTLIENLLPQNTESTVVQKERTVFLSPKLKQLLEKQDGLKPTLALITDGQKPCSPVSLSVLPAGTGRFKRRTASPTSSSQQNQTSNEEMSGSDVGNFDGVNTVQMETQQIAPMYLTVSDKGDTTPSVEDPAVKPVLTESWPPMTGGNSCNQRPLDLSNTVKRNEDVALAEAVLDLSLQKKSIDDSELTGNSQGDLNEGKLNTCIVEKALMNIGKQDGSLGNPENPVVTDFTIVTGPDVVTPVEPVAEGLVYGLALPPSSLTPSSGTFTPVTLQPASPCTIAFASPASHTTPSLITVLAPPPPISNPSSQPIQLLTPNISPEPLVICTENALNPSECDLTTAFAATNSNLVALSQPLDQTLNLPGHMFLTDQISLNPPIVNSTPVSEVPFTPTVTLNDSLINSYNITSNTVLIECTIALEAPGSVVPTAITLQENTSEAPVPTQMVVNHIEQQQIVSVPNLQTVDPTILVSSIAESVTMSTATSVMSDCHSVSESSPTTEPVVNAEPPSTKEEEAADRTASTPDKPSNTLLPSQKPEEDDSSNSTPGDAQEQTFTKNFICNVCDKLFHSMKELSHHVGDHADEWPYKCEFCVLLFGKPSALLDHRLSLHGVGKTYVCSVCTKEFVYLCNLKQHQEELHPGQQCTYTEEEKGKLRPQNYNKVTKVTMELLSPDVQEEPKKLVKKEEGEVDVAAEELFTTIKIMASDGGKMKGPDVRLGINQHYPSFKPPPFPYHNRSPAGSVASATNFTTHNIPQTFSTAIRCTKCGKSFDNMPELHKHILACANASDKRRYTPKKNPIPLRHFAKTQNRVLSTTNSTNGLNSSNRASQSNRSKPNQESPVKMKFKVLNKRKKKLVQRVMPQRNKSVSSSNKASSAPTDERQDIFVCPHCSREFTMRRSRTKHMAVCPKKPKEVKKRKEGGISVTKENYGHLQRGVSHVKEKQHASPQHKTRFQTSGLTKRPAILPVQTVFSSKRSKIIIKESTQPTQETQNLNELPVVRTFNPAMRQYSRVQQSVKGFPIKITIVKPQQKAAEKDEQPAMPNREEASGGVTSSSEQSATA, from the coding sequence ATGGAGAACTCTCCTCACTTGTACTTTTCTGAATTTGGCGAAAATGAGGATATagaggaggaagacgaagaGGACATCTATCAGGAAGAAATTCACATGGAACCAGATACGATGAGGTCCCAAAACCCAGATCATTGCAATCAGGATAATGAAAGAGTCTTGGACTCTTTTCCTTGCCAGCACtgtgaaagacatttttccaGCAAACAAGGCTTGGAAAGACACATGCATGTCCATGGTTTGGCAGACAATGAGACACATGCTTACGAAAACAACCAGAGAAATTCATTGGGTTCAGCTGTAGGTCTGTTGCCTCATGAGAAGATGAAGCCCCTGGATACATCCTCTGTCAGCTCTAACACTTCCAGTGTGACTGCTGAGGATGATGTTGCTCAGCCAGATAAACAGGGAGAAATTGACGGACATCATTCTTGTCCGTACAGTGAAAAGATTTTCACTACACATACCAACAAGCAACGACATGAGTGCAGAGTACATGAGCAGCAAACCTCATCTGTTGAAAACGCCCAGCTGCCCCAGGAGGAAGGTCTTCAGAGGATTGTCACTGAATCatcacagcaggaaacacagcTTGGTGATAACAGAACACCTGCAGCTGTTCTCCAAAATGGAGGggaacaaaaagaacaattcaTGCTTGATGTCTCGAGTAATATTTCAGAGAACCTAAGCTTTTACATTGATGGAAAGATAGTGTCAACAAGTACAGTGAGTAGCTGTGAAGCAGCTGAGGTTCATTCAGGACCTTCAACTTTAGTTGGACTGGATGCCTTGATTCTTGACCCCACTCAAATCAGCCAGGTTTTAAATACAGATTCTGCTCTAGGTAAAGAGATTCCTGGTCAGCTACCAGCGAAGAGAAGGACTGCAACACCACCTCTTTTGCCACAAATTAAAACTGAACTGGAGTCTGAGGTGGTGGtgtcctcatcatcatcatcatcatcatcgcttGTATCAACTTTAATCGAGAATCTACTTCCTCAGAACACAGAGTCCACAGTTGTGCAGAAGGAAAGAACTGTGTTCTTATCTCCTAAGCTGAAGCAGCTCTTGGAGAAGCAGGATGGCCTTAAACCTACACTTGCCCTTATCACAGATGGCCAGAAACCGTGCTcacctgtctccctctctgtcctgcCTGCTGGAACAGGAAGGTTTAAAAGAAGGACAGCATCTCCAACAAGCTCCTCACAGCAAAATCAAACATCTAATGAGGAAATGTCAGGATCAGATGTGGGAAATTTTGATGGTGTAAATACAGTGCAAATGGAGACTCAACAGATTGCACCAATGTACCTaacagtcagtgacaaaggAGACACAACACCATCTGTGGAGGATCCAGCAGTTAAACCTGTCTTGACAGAGAGCTGGCCCCCCATGACTGGTGGAAATTCCTGTAACCAGCGGCCTCTGGATCTCTCTAATACAGTCAAAAGAAATGAAGATGTAGCTTTAGCTGAAGCTGTGCTTGATTTGAGTTTGCAGAAAAAGAGCATTGATGATTCTGAACTGACAGGAAATTCCCAGGGAGATTTgaatgaaggaaaattaaatacttgtATTGTGGAGAAAGCCTTAATGAACATTGGAAAACAAGATGGAAGCTTGGGAAATCCTGAGAATCCTGTAGTCACAGACTTTACCATAGTCACTGGTCCAGATGTTGTGACGCCAGTGGAACCTGTTGCAGAAGGTCTTGTTTATGGCCTTGCCCTGCCCCCTAGTTCTCTGACTCCATCTTCTGGCACATTTACCCCTGTTACCTTACAGCCAGCTTCACCGTGTACAATAGCATTTGCTTCCCCAGCTTCACACACTACTCCCTCATTAATCACAGTTTTGGCACCACCACCACCTATTTCTAACCCCTCAAGCCAACCAATCCAGTTATTAACCCCAAATATATCTCCTGAACCCTTGGTAATCTGCACAGAAAATGCATTAAATCCCTCAGAGTGTGATTTAACCACTGCATTTGCAGCAACAAATTCTAACCTTGTCGCACTCTCCCAACCCCTGGATCAAACTTTAAATCTACCAGGCCACATGTTTCTCACTGATCAGATTTCTCTTAATCCACCTATAGTCAACTCCACTCCAGTGTCGGAAGTGCCATTCACACCCACTGTAACTTTAAATGACTCCCTCATTAACTCTTATAACATCACCAGCAACACAGTGTTGATAGAGTGCACAATAGCTCTTGAAGCCCCAGGGAGTGTAGTCCCTACTGCAATTACCTTACAGGAAAATACTTCAGAAGCTCCAGTTCCTACACAAATGGTTGTTAATCACATAGAACAGCAACAGATTGTTTCAGTGCCCAACCTTCAGACTGTGGACCCCACTATTCTTGTGTCCTCCATTGCAGAATCAGTAACTATGTCCACCGCCACCTCAGTGATGTCTGACTGTCATTCTGTGAGTGAATCAAGTCCCACCACAGAGCCTGTTGTTAATGCAGAGCCACCAAGCACTAAAGAGGAGGAAGCTGCTGACAGGACTGCTTCTACCCCCGATAAACCATCCAACACCTTGCTTCCCTCTCAGAAACCTGAAGAGGATGATTCCTCAAATAGCACACCAGGTGATGCACAAGAACAGACTTTCACCAAGAATTTCATCTGTAATGTGTGTGATAAGCTTTTCCACTCAATGAAAGAGCTAAGCCATCATGTGGGTGACCATGCTGATGAATGGCCGTACAAATGTGAATTCTGCGTGCTCCTCTTTGGAAAGCCCTCAGCTTTACTCGACCATCGATTAAGTCTCCACGGTGTTGGCAAAACATATGTTTGCAGTGTATGTACAAAGGAATTTGTGTACCTTTGTAATCTGAAACAGCATCAGGAGGAATTGCATCCAGGTCAGCAGTGTACAtacactgaagaagaaaagggaaaactaAGACCTCAGAACTACAACAAGGTAACAAAGGTCACCATGGAGCTCTTATCACCGGATGTTCAAGAGGAACCCAAGAAATTGGttaaaaaagaggaaggagaagtaGACGTAGCTGCTGAAGAGCTctttacaacaataaaaatcatGGCCTCAGATGGAGGCAAAATGAAAGGGCCTGATGTTCGTCTTGGCATTAACCAGCACTATCCCAGCTTTAAACCTCCTCCATTTCCTTACCATAACAGATCACCTGCTGGCTCAGTGGCTTCAGCCACAAACTTTACCACTCACAACATCCCACAAACTTTTAGCACAGCTATTCGCTGCACCAAGTGTGGAAAGAGTTTTGATAACATGCCTGAACTACACAAGCATATACTGGCTTGTGCAAATGCAAGTGATAAAAGGCGATACACTCCCAAAAAGAATCCCATTCCTCTGCGTCACTTCGCAAAAACTCAGAACAGAGTGCTGTCAACTACTAATTCTACTAATGGGCTAAATTCTTCAAACAGAGCCAGCCAGTCAAACAGGTCTAAACCAAACCAAGAATCACCTGTGAAGATGAAATTCAAAGTACtgaacaaaaggaagaaaaagttgGTCCAAAGGGTTATGCCACAGAGGAACAAGTCAGTCTCCTCGTCAAACAAAGCGTCGTCTGCGCCAACGGATGAGAGGCAGGATATCTTTGTCTGTCCACACTGTAGCAGGGAGTTCACAATGCGTCGCAGCAGAACAAAACACATGGCAGTGTGCCCTAAAAAGCCTAAAGAggtaaagaaaaggaaagaaggaggaatCTCTGTGACAAAGGAAAATTATGGCCATCTGCAGAGAGGGGTTTCTCATGTCAAGGAGAAACAACATGCATCACCTCAACATAAAACCAGATTCCAGACTTCTGGCCTCACAAAGAGGCCTGCCATCCTGCCAGTGCAGACTGTGTTTTCAAGCAAAAgaagtaaaataattattaaagaGAGCACGCAGCCTACACAAGAAACCCAAAATCTGAATGAACTTCCAGTTGTTCGCACATTCAACCCCGCAATGCGCCAGTACAGCAGAGTGCAGCAAAGTGTCAAAGGATTTCCGATTAAAATCACTATAGTGAAACCACAACAGAAGGCAGCAGAGAAGGATGAGCAGCCTGCCATGCCGAACCGAGAGGAAGCGTCTGGCGGTGTTACCAGTAGCTCTGAGCAGAGCGCCACCGCTTAA